A genome region from Sphaeramia orbicularis chromosome 19, fSphaOr1.1, whole genome shotgun sequence includes the following:
- the sgca gene encoding alpha-sarcoglycan: CCDQAPLRLALSITGQNKMAGYRSWLYFITVCTVTFLGANAEIKFTIPVGKLFTYELMRETFQNDFEPLSKLYAGRLNDDPMIFKCNLQNFPDLPEWLRFTQRHPFDNGFLYGTPTSPGKSIIEIYAINKRSYETARHILVIKIVPEKILPYQAEFFIELREIEKVLPSSVQDEIQSDLQKLWGTKALEIVNITNALDRGGRVPLPLAGHFEGVYVKVGSEQYFSECLLRVLTPEHTKQCSAKDKGGKDKIWSGCLFCNIPSNCITWCKTELFDLSKEKPAPPAPTMGPGILEDVMEFNPPESPPSRDYFPDYIVTVIVPLILAIILCLILGYVMFGRREGIAKRNARTNQIQLHHHHTIHDNTDELRGMAANRGVPPPLSTLPMFNSRTGERAMPLQSDSPSIPLIMAQHDPYSDTLPR; encoded by the exons TGCTGTGACCAAGCCCCTCTCCGCTTGGCTCTGTCAATCACAGGCCAAAACAAGATGGCAGGCTACAGGAGCTGGCTCTACTTTATAACAG tttgtactGTCACTTTTTTGGGGGCCAATGCAGAGATCAAATTCACCATTCCTGTGGGGAAGTTATTTACGTACGAGCTGATGAGAGAGACTTTCCAGAATGACTTTGAACCTTTGTCCAAACTCTACG CGGGCCGCTTAAATGATGACCCTATGATTTTCAAGTGCAACCTGCAGAATTTCCCAGACCTCCCAGAGTGGCTTCGCTTCACCCAGAGGCATCCCTTTGATAACGGCTTTCTCTACGGTACACCTACATCTCCTGGAAAAAGTATAATTGAG atTTACGCCATCAACAAAAGGAGCTATGAAACAGCCAGACACATTCTGGTTATTAAAATCGTCCCAG AAAAGATCCTACCCTACCAAGCAGAGTTCTTCATCGAGCTGAGGGAGATTGAGAAGGTGCTGCCCTCTTCTGTTCAGGATGAGATCCAATCGGATTTGCAGAAGCTCTGGGGCACAAAAGCCTTGGAAATTGTCAATATCACTAATGCTCTTGACCGCGGTGGCAGAGTTCCACTACCTCTCGCAGGACACTTTGAAGG tgtgtatgtgAAGGTGGGATCAGAGCAGTATTTCTCAGAATGTCTCCTAAGGGTTCTGACACCGGAACACACAAAGCAGTGCAGcgcaaaagacaaagggggaaaagACAAGATCTGGAGTGGCTGTTTGTTCTGCAACATCCCCAGTAACTGCATCACCTGGTGCAAGACTGAGCTG TTCGATCTGTCAAAGGAGAAGCCGGCTCCACCTGCTCCCACTATGGGCCCTGGGATTCTGGAGGATGTTATGGAGTTCAACCCCCCTGAGTCTCCTCCGAGCAGAGACTATTTCCCAGACTACATCGTGACAGTGATTGTGCCCCTGATCCTGGCCATCATCCTGTGTCTGATCCTGGGCTACGTCATGTTTGGCCGACGAGAGGGAAT TGCGAAAAGGAATGCAAGGACAAACCA GATTCAGCTGCATCACCACCACACCATTCACGACAACACTGATGAGCTGCGAGGCATGGCTGCGAACCGTGGCGTACCTCCACCTCTGTCCACACTGCCCATGTTCAACAGTCGAACAGGGGAGAGGGCGATGCCTCTGCAGTCCGACAGTCCCAGCATCCCCCTCATCATGGCCCAGCA TGATCCCTACAGTGACACACTGCCCAGGTAA